A genomic region of Raphanus sativus cultivar WK10039 chromosome 6, ASM80110v3, whole genome shotgun sequence contains the following coding sequences:
- the LOC108805973 gene encoding kinesin-like protein KIN-4C isoform X2, with product MQDDAECVKVAVNIRPLITSELLNGCTDCITVPPDEPQVHIGSHTFTYDYVFGSGGGYPSLEIYDHCVARLVDALFNGYNATVLAYGQTGSGKTYTMGTNYGGDGANGGIIPRVMEDIFTKAEATKDSTELLIRVSFIEIFKEDVFDLLDSNSPPLLRNDGGVHAKNTALSRAPIQIRETASGGITLAGVTEAQVKTKEEMGSYLAKGSLCRATACTNMNSQSSRSHAIFTITLQQKKISCSLGTNEVGGEDILCAKLHLVDLAGSERAKRTGADGMRLKEGIHINKGLLALGNVISALGDERKRKEGGHVPYRDSKLTRLLQDSLGGNSKTVMIACVSPADTNAEETLNTLKYANRARNIQNKAVINRDPGAAQMQKMRSQIEQLQTELMFYRGDSGAFDELQMLKHKISLLEASNRELQNELKERRVTCEHFSKRAHDAQVAADKLILTIESIRNGKSLDETESSQNEDAGLINNYVSKIQELEGELLHFKNVKNPSNCQYTDSLDPFDDGPRSSNVLFPSSNEFADCEDKLIDVIDECEFQEKEIEHCSVQEKLDMELKELDKRLEEKEAEMKSHPSAGTSVLKQHYEKKVHELEQEKRALQREIEGLRQNLATIPSAPGDGGAQKLKESYLQKLNVLETQVSELKKKQDTQAQLLRQKQKSDDAARKLQDDIHRIKSQKVQLQQKIKQESEQFRAWKASREKEVMQLKKEGRINDYEMQKLMALNHKQKLVLQRKTEEASQATKRLKDLLETRKASSRETLSGAGVNGPGTQALMQAIEHEIEVTVRVHEVRSEYERQTEERARMAKEVAMLREENELLKNAKISVHGDSMSPGARNSRIFALENMLATSSSTLVSMASQLSEAEERERLFGGRGRWNQVRTLGDAKNIMNYLFNLASSARCLAREKDVDCREKGLLIRELKEKIVKFSSFVRHLETQKADLLDQVKEQASALEKWAAEEKLDRENELKNPEVRNSVLVHEDMDTSDSEHERDDPDFDDEWKPDQESERESEQESVIKQNRKRYFKFGRGSSSVGLRRSYEEKLDTCSDEEVKSATSSDVCCTCTRKSSCKTMKCQCLAANGYCGPSCGCSSLKCSNRNASGEQNPHEFDEEDKKQQQHALASRGALLLRTALADKSVQETNDNEGAKRTRKPLSDIGNTTGKSNVPKPSQRKTLKKPVLQLVVDPQPPTTSSQEEAHPVVMDGANGMKLKLPRAMTSVSSNGSNLLMERNADQSVGESVGNGDRPSLSRSSDEKENHTSRI from the exons ATGCAGGACGACGCAGAGTGCGTCAAGGTCGCCGTCAACATCCGGCCCTTGATCACGTCTGAGCTTCTTAATGGATGCACCGATTGCATCACAGTTCCTCCCGATGAGCCACAG GTGCATATAGGCTCACACACCTTCACATACGATTACGTCTTTGGCAGTGGTGGTGGCTACCCTTCTCTGGAGATATACGATCACTGTGTTGCTAGGCTTGTGGATGCTTTATTCAACGGGTATAATGCCACCGTCCTTGCTTACGGCCAG ACCGGTTCAGGCAAAACGTATACCATGGGTACTAATTACGGTGGAGATGGAGCAAACGGTGGTATTATACCAAGAGTTATGGAAGATATATTTACCAAAGCGGAAGCAACCAAAGACTCAACCGAGCTTCTCATACGTGTGTCTTTTATTGAG ATTTTTAAGGAAGACGTTTTTGATTTGCTTGACTCGAATTCACCACCTCTCCTAAGAAATGATGGTGGGGTTCATGCCAAGAACACTGCCCTCTCAAGAGCTCCTATTCAGATAAGAGAAACTGCCAGTGGAGGAATCACTTTGGCTGGCGTTACTGAGGCACAAGTGAAGACAAAGGAGGAGATGGGTTCGTATCTAGCGAAAGGCTCTCTTTGTCGTGCTACTGCATGCACAAACATGAATAGCCAATCAAG TCGGTCTCATGCAATCTTTACGATCACTCTTCAGCAGAAGAAAATTTCCTGTTCTTTGGGAACGAATGAAGTTGGTGGTGAAGATATACTATGTGCAAAACTTCATTTGGTTGATCTAGCAGGATCCGAGCGTGCAAAAAGAACAGGAGCCGATGGCATGCGTTTGAAAGAAG GCATTCACATCAACAAAGGTCTACTAGCGCTTGGAAATGTAATCAGTGCACTAGGagatgagagaaagagaaaggaagGAGGTCATGTTCCTTACCGTGACAGCAAGTTAACACGTTTGCTTCAG GATTCTCTTGGTGGAAATAGTAAAACGGTCATGATCG CTTGTGTAAGTCCAGCTGATACAAATGCTGAGGAGACGTTAAATACATTGAAATATGCAAACCGTGCACGTAACATACAAAACAAAGCAGTG ATCAATCGGGACCCAGGAGCTGCACAGATGCAGAAAATGCGGAGTCAAATCGAGCAGCTGCAGACAGAACTTATGTTCTATCGAGGTGATAGTGGTGCTTTTGATGAGCTGCAG aTGCTCAAGCACAAAATATCACTGCTTGAGGCAAGCAACCGTGAGCTACAAAATGAACTTAAAGAACGGAGAGTCACCTGTGAGCATTTCTCAAAGCGTGCTCATGATGCTCag GTTGCAGCGGACAAACTTATATTGACAATTGAGTCTATTCGCAATGGTAAATCCTTGGATGAAACTGAATCAAGCCAAAATGAG GATGCTGGTTTGATCAACAACTATGTTTCAAAAATTCAAGAGTTAGAAGGAGAGCTGTTGCACTTTAAAAACGTGAAGAATCCCAGTAATTGCCAATATACTGATTCTCTTGATCCCTTTGACGATGGGCCTCGCTCAAGTAACGTTTTGTTCCCCTCATCTAATGAGTTCGCAGATTGTGAAGACAAACTGATTGATGTTATAG ATGAATGTGAATTTCAAGAAAAGGAAATTGAACATTGCTCAGTTCAAGAAAAGCTGGACATGGAGCTTAAAGAACTGGACAAGAGACTTGAAGAAAAGGAg GCTGAAATGAAGAGTCATCCAAGTGCTGGTACGTCTGTTCTCAAACAACATTACGAGAAAAAGGTTCACGAGCTTGAACAGGAAAAAAGAGCATTGCAG AGAGAAATTGAAGGTTTGAGACAGAACCTTGCTACTATACCATCTGCCCCCGGGGATGGTGGTGCCCAGAAACTGAAGGAGTCGTATCTTCAGAAACTGAACGTGCTTGAAACTCAG GTGTCTGAGTTGAAGAAGAAACAAGATACACAAGCTCAACTCTTGAGGCAAAAGCAGAAAAGTGATGATGCAGCAAGAAAACTTCAAGATGATATACACAGAATTAAGTCCCAGAAG GTGCAACTGCAGCAAAAGATCAAGCAAGAATCAGAACAGTTCAGAGCTTGGAAGGCTTCAAGAGAGAAAGAAGTCATGCAG CTCAAAAAAGAGGGAAGGATAAATGATTATGAGATGCAGAAACTCATGGCTTTGAATCATAAACAAAAGCTG gTTTTGCAAAGAAAGACAGAGGAGGCATCTCAGGCGACTAAAAGACTCAAAGATCTTTTAGAAACTCGAAAGGCGTCTTCGCGCGAGACATTAA GTGGTGCAGGTGTTAATGGTCCTGGAACTCAG GCACTGATGCAAGCAATCGAACATGAGATTGAAGTCACTGTTCGGGTTCACGAAGTGCGTTCTGAATACGAAAGGCAAACGGAGGA GAGAGCAAGAATGGCGAAGGAAGTTGCAATGCTAAGAGAAGAAAACGAGTTGCTCAAGAATGCCAAGATAAG CGTTCATGGTGATTCCATGTCTCCTGGTGCAAGAAACTCAAGGATTTTTGCTCTGGAGAATATGCTTGCGACCTCTTCAAGCACTCTAGTTTCAATGGCATCACAATTATCTGAAGCAGAGGAACGTGAGCGTCTGTTTGGTGGACGAGGAAGGTGGAACCAAGTTCGAACATTAGGTGACGCGAAGAATATTATGAACTATCTGTTCAATTTGGCATCAAGTGCGAG gTGTTTAGCTCGCGAAAAAGATGTGGACTGCAGAGAAAAGGGTCTCCTTATAAGAGAGCTGAAAGAGAAAATAGTAAAGTTTAGTAGTTTTGTTAGACACTTGGAGACCCAAAAAGCAGATCTCttggaccaggtgaaggaacaG GCCTCTGCATTGGAAAAATGGGCTGCAGAGGAGAAACTTGACAGGGAGAACGAGCTGAAAAATCCTGAAGTTAGAAACTCGGTTCTGGTTCATGAGGACATGGACACATCTGATTCCGAGCATGAACGGGATGATCCAGATTTTGATGACGAGTGGAAACCTGACCAAGAATCAGAGCGTGAGTCAGAACAAGAATCAGTCATCAAGCAGAATAGGAAACGGTACTTCAAATTTGGAAGAGGGAGCTCTAGCGTGGGGCTGAGGCGTTCATATGAAGAGAAGTTGGACACTTGTTCGGATGAGGAAGTGAAATCCGCAACATCATCTGATGTCTGTTGCACTTGCACGAGGAAGTCCTCTTGCAAGACAATGAAGTGTCAGTGCCTAGCTGCAAATGGATATTGTGGTCCATCATGTGGATGCTCTTCTCTCAAGTGCTCCAACAGAAACGCAAGCGGAGAGCAGAACCCGCATGAATTTGATGAAGAGgacaaaaaacaacaacaacacgcTCTTGCTTCACGTGGAGCTTTGCTGCTTCGAACCGCTCTTGCTGACAAGTCAGTGCAGGAGACTAATGATAACGAAGGAGccaaaagaacaagaaaaccTCTGTCAGATATAGGAAACACTACG GGTAAATCAAATGTGCCAAAGCCAAGCCAAAGAAAGACACTGAAGAAGCCTGTCCTTCAGCTTGTTGTGGATCCACAACCACCAACAACTTCATCTCAGGAGGAAGCTCATCCAGTGGTTATGGATGGAGCAAACGGTATGAAACTGAAGCTACCGAGGGCGATGACGTCAGTGTCTTCTAATGGCAGCAACTTGCTGATGGAAAGAAATGCCGACCAAAGTGTAGGTGAATCAGTCGGTAATGGTGATAGGCCAAGTTTAAGTAGAAGTTCAGATGAAAAGGAGAACCACACTAGCCGGAtctaa
- the LOC108805973 gene encoding kinesin-like protein KIN-4C isoform X1, whose protein sequence is MQDDAECVKVAVNIRPLITSELLNGCTDCITVPPDEPQVHIGSHTFTYDYVFGSGGGYPSLEIYDHCVARLVDALFNGYNATVLAYGQTGSGKTYTMGTNYGGDGANGGIIPRVMEDIFTKAEATKDSTELLIRVSFIEIFKEDVFDLLDSNSPPLLRNDGGVHAKNTALSRAPIQIRETASGGITLAGVTEAQVKTKEEMGSYLAKGSLCRATACTNMNSQSSRSHAIFTITLQQKKISCSLGTNEVGGEDILCAKLHLVDLAGSERAKRTGADGMRLKEGIHINKGLLALGNVISALGDERKRKEGGHVPYRDSKLTRLLQDSLGGNSKTVMIACVSPADTNAEETLNTLKYANRARNIQNKAVINRDPGAAQMQKMRSQIEQLQTELMFYRGDSGAFDELQMLKHKISLLEASNRELQNELKERRVTCEHFSKRAHDAQVAADKLILTIESIRNGKSLDETESSQNEDAGLINNYVSKIQELEGELLHFKNVKNPSNCQYTDSLDPFDDGPRSSNVLFPSSNEFADCEDKLIDVIDECEFQEKEIEHCSVQEKLDMELKELDKRLEEKEAEMKSHPSAGTSVLKQHYEKKVHELEQEKRALQREIEGLRQNLATIPSAPGDGGAQKLKESYLQKLNVLETQVSELKKKQDTQAQLLRQKQKSDDAARKLQDDIHRIKSQKVQLQQKIKQESEQFRAWKASREKEVMQLKKEGRINDYEMQKLMALNHKQKLVLQRKTEEASQATKRLKDLLETRKASSRETLSGAGVNGPGTQALMQAIEHEIEVTVRVHEVRSEYERQTEERARMAKEVAMLREENELLKNAKISSVHGDSMSPGARNSRIFALENMLATSSSTLVSMASQLSEAEERERLFGGRGRWNQVRTLGDAKNIMNYLFNLASSARCLAREKDVDCREKGLLIRELKEKIVKFSSFVRHLETQKADLLDQVKEQASALEKWAAEEKLDRENELKNPEVRNSVLVHEDMDTSDSEHERDDPDFDDEWKPDQESERESEQESVIKQNRKRYFKFGRGSSSVGLRRSYEEKLDTCSDEEVKSATSSDVCCTCTRKSSCKTMKCQCLAANGYCGPSCGCSSLKCSNRNASGEQNPHEFDEEDKKQQQHALASRGALLLRTALADKSVQETNDNEGAKRTRKPLSDIGNTTGKSNVPKPSQRKTLKKPVLQLVVDPQPPTTSSQEEAHPVVMDGANGMKLKLPRAMTSVSSNGSNLLMERNADQSVGESVGNGDRPSLSRSSDEKENHTSRI, encoded by the exons ATGCAGGACGACGCAGAGTGCGTCAAGGTCGCCGTCAACATCCGGCCCTTGATCACGTCTGAGCTTCTTAATGGATGCACCGATTGCATCACAGTTCCTCCCGATGAGCCACAG GTGCATATAGGCTCACACACCTTCACATACGATTACGTCTTTGGCAGTGGTGGTGGCTACCCTTCTCTGGAGATATACGATCACTGTGTTGCTAGGCTTGTGGATGCTTTATTCAACGGGTATAATGCCACCGTCCTTGCTTACGGCCAG ACCGGTTCAGGCAAAACGTATACCATGGGTACTAATTACGGTGGAGATGGAGCAAACGGTGGTATTATACCAAGAGTTATGGAAGATATATTTACCAAAGCGGAAGCAACCAAAGACTCAACCGAGCTTCTCATACGTGTGTCTTTTATTGAG ATTTTTAAGGAAGACGTTTTTGATTTGCTTGACTCGAATTCACCACCTCTCCTAAGAAATGATGGTGGGGTTCATGCCAAGAACACTGCCCTCTCAAGAGCTCCTATTCAGATAAGAGAAACTGCCAGTGGAGGAATCACTTTGGCTGGCGTTACTGAGGCACAAGTGAAGACAAAGGAGGAGATGGGTTCGTATCTAGCGAAAGGCTCTCTTTGTCGTGCTACTGCATGCACAAACATGAATAGCCAATCAAG TCGGTCTCATGCAATCTTTACGATCACTCTTCAGCAGAAGAAAATTTCCTGTTCTTTGGGAACGAATGAAGTTGGTGGTGAAGATATACTATGTGCAAAACTTCATTTGGTTGATCTAGCAGGATCCGAGCGTGCAAAAAGAACAGGAGCCGATGGCATGCGTTTGAAAGAAG GCATTCACATCAACAAAGGTCTACTAGCGCTTGGAAATGTAATCAGTGCACTAGGagatgagagaaagagaaaggaagGAGGTCATGTTCCTTACCGTGACAGCAAGTTAACACGTTTGCTTCAG GATTCTCTTGGTGGAAATAGTAAAACGGTCATGATCG CTTGTGTAAGTCCAGCTGATACAAATGCTGAGGAGACGTTAAATACATTGAAATATGCAAACCGTGCACGTAACATACAAAACAAAGCAGTG ATCAATCGGGACCCAGGAGCTGCACAGATGCAGAAAATGCGGAGTCAAATCGAGCAGCTGCAGACAGAACTTATGTTCTATCGAGGTGATAGTGGTGCTTTTGATGAGCTGCAG aTGCTCAAGCACAAAATATCACTGCTTGAGGCAAGCAACCGTGAGCTACAAAATGAACTTAAAGAACGGAGAGTCACCTGTGAGCATTTCTCAAAGCGTGCTCATGATGCTCag GTTGCAGCGGACAAACTTATATTGACAATTGAGTCTATTCGCAATGGTAAATCCTTGGATGAAACTGAATCAAGCCAAAATGAG GATGCTGGTTTGATCAACAACTATGTTTCAAAAATTCAAGAGTTAGAAGGAGAGCTGTTGCACTTTAAAAACGTGAAGAATCCCAGTAATTGCCAATATACTGATTCTCTTGATCCCTTTGACGATGGGCCTCGCTCAAGTAACGTTTTGTTCCCCTCATCTAATGAGTTCGCAGATTGTGAAGACAAACTGATTGATGTTATAG ATGAATGTGAATTTCAAGAAAAGGAAATTGAACATTGCTCAGTTCAAGAAAAGCTGGACATGGAGCTTAAAGAACTGGACAAGAGACTTGAAGAAAAGGAg GCTGAAATGAAGAGTCATCCAAGTGCTGGTACGTCTGTTCTCAAACAACATTACGAGAAAAAGGTTCACGAGCTTGAACAGGAAAAAAGAGCATTGCAG AGAGAAATTGAAGGTTTGAGACAGAACCTTGCTACTATACCATCTGCCCCCGGGGATGGTGGTGCCCAGAAACTGAAGGAGTCGTATCTTCAGAAACTGAACGTGCTTGAAACTCAG GTGTCTGAGTTGAAGAAGAAACAAGATACACAAGCTCAACTCTTGAGGCAAAAGCAGAAAAGTGATGATGCAGCAAGAAAACTTCAAGATGATATACACAGAATTAAGTCCCAGAAG GTGCAACTGCAGCAAAAGATCAAGCAAGAATCAGAACAGTTCAGAGCTTGGAAGGCTTCAAGAGAGAAAGAAGTCATGCAG CTCAAAAAAGAGGGAAGGATAAATGATTATGAGATGCAGAAACTCATGGCTTTGAATCATAAACAAAAGCTG gTTTTGCAAAGAAAGACAGAGGAGGCATCTCAGGCGACTAAAAGACTCAAAGATCTTTTAGAAACTCGAAAGGCGTCTTCGCGCGAGACATTAA GTGGTGCAGGTGTTAATGGTCCTGGAACTCAG GCACTGATGCAAGCAATCGAACATGAGATTGAAGTCACTGTTCGGGTTCACGAAGTGCGTTCTGAATACGAAAGGCAAACGGAGGA GAGAGCAAGAATGGCGAAGGAAGTTGCAATGCTAAGAGAAGAAAACGAGTTGCTCAAGAATGCCAAGATAAG CAGCGTTCATGGTGATTCCATGTCTCCTGGTGCAAGAAACTCAAGGATTTTTGCTCTGGAGAATATGCTTGCGACCTCTTCAAGCACTCTAGTTTCAATGGCATCACAATTATCTGAAGCAGAGGAACGTGAGCGTCTGTTTGGTGGACGAGGAAGGTGGAACCAAGTTCGAACATTAGGTGACGCGAAGAATATTATGAACTATCTGTTCAATTTGGCATCAAGTGCGAG gTGTTTAGCTCGCGAAAAAGATGTGGACTGCAGAGAAAAGGGTCTCCTTATAAGAGAGCTGAAAGAGAAAATAGTAAAGTTTAGTAGTTTTGTTAGACACTTGGAGACCCAAAAAGCAGATCTCttggaccaggtgaaggaacaG GCCTCTGCATTGGAAAAATGGGCTGCAGAGGAGAAACTTGACAGGGAGAACGAGCTGAAAAATCCTGAAGTTAGAAACTCGGTTCTGGTTCATGAGGACATGGACACATCTGATTCCGAGCATGAACGGGATGATCCAGATTTTGATGACGAGTGGAAACCTGACCAAGAATCAGAGCGTGAGTCAGAACAAGAATCAGTCATCAAGCAGAATAGGAAACGGTACTTCAAATTTGGAAGAGGGAGCTCTAGCGTGGGGCTGAGGCGTTCATATGAAGAGAAGTTGGACACTTGTTCGGATGAGGAAGTGAAATCCGCAACATCATCTGATGTCTGTTGCACTTGCACGAGGAAGTCCTCTTGCAAGACAATGAAGTGTCAGTGCCTAGCTGCAAATGGATATTGTGGTCCATCATGTGGATGCTCTTCTCTCAAGTGCTCCAACAGAAACGCAAGCGGAGAGCAGAACCCGCATGAATTTGATGAAGAGgacaaaaaacaacaacaacacgcTCTTGCTTCACGTGGAGCTTTGCTGCTTCGAACCGCTCTTGCTGACAAGTCAGTGCAGGAGACTAATGATAACGAAGGAGccaaaagaacaagaaaaccTCTGTCAGATATAGGAAACACTACG GGTAAATCAAATGTGCCAAAGCCAAGCCAAAGAAAGACACTGAAGAAGCCTGTCCTTCAGCTTGTTGTGGATCCACAACCACCAACAACTTCATCTCAGGAGGAAGCTCATCCAGTGGTTATGGATGGAGCAAACGGTATGAAACTGAAGCTACCGAGGGCGATGACGTCAGTGTCTTCTAATGGCAGCAACTTGCTGATGGAAAGAAATGCCGACCAAAGTGTAGGTGAATCAGTCGGTAATGGTGATAGGCCAAGTTTAAGTAGAAGTTCAGATGAAAAGGAGAACCACACTAGCCGGAtctaa
- the LOC108805804 gene encoding protein COBRA yields the protein MESLSSRSTSIVSKLSFLTVWIVFLISSSSFTSTEAYDALDPEGNITMKWDVMSWTPDGYVAVVTMFNFQKYRHIPSPGWTLGWKWAKKEVIWSMVGAQTTEQGDCSKYKGNLPHCCKKDPTVVDLLPGTPYNQQIANCCKGGVLNSWVQDPGNAASSFQISVGAAGTTNKTVRVPRNFTLMGPGPGYTCGPAKVVRPTKFVTPDTRRTTQAMMTWNITCTYSQFLAQRTPTCCVSLSSFYNETIVGCPTCACGCQNNKTESGACLDPDTPHLESVVSPPTKKGTVLPPLVQCTRHLCPIRVHWHVKQNYKEYWRVKITITNFNYRLNYSQWNMVAQHPNLDNITQIFSFNYKSLTPYAGLNDTAMLWGVKFYNDFLSEAGPFGNVQSEILFRKDQATFTFEKGWAFPRRIYFNGDNCVMPPPDTYPFLPNGGSRQQFSVFSAVLLPVLFFFFFSR from the exons atggagtCTTTATCCTCCAGATCCACCTCCATAGTCTCGAAACTGAGTTTCTTGACCGTATGGATCGTCTTCTTgatttcttcctcttctttcacTTCCACAG AAGCATATGATGCGCTTGATCCAGAAGGCAACATTACAATGAAATGGGATGTCATGAGCTGGACTCCTGATGGCTATGTT GCCGTGGTTACCATGTTCAACTTCCAGAAATACAGACACATTCCATCTCCTGGATGGACACTAGGTTGGAAATGGGCAAAGAAGGAAGTCATATGGAGCATGGTCGGCGCACAAACAACAGAACAAG GTGATTGTTCAAAGTACAAAGGGAACCTACCGCATTGCTGCAAGAAAGATCCAACGGTTGTTGATCTTCTCCCAGGGACTCCTTACAACCAGCAGATTGCTAACTGCTGCAAAGGCGGTGTCCTCAACTCATGGGTTCAAGACCCTGGCAATGCGGCTAGCTCATTCCAGATCAGTGTTGGCGCTGCTGGAACCACGAACAAAACGGTCCGCGTGCCGAGGAACTTCACTCTCATGGGCCCTGGTCCTGGCTACACTTGTGGCCCAGCTAAGGTTGTTAGACCGACCAAGTTCGTCACGCCGGATACACGAAGAACCACTCAAGCTATGA TGACATGGAACATCACATGCACTTACTCACAGTTCCTTGCTCAGAGAACTCCTACTTGCTGCGtctctttgtcttctttctACAATGAAACCATTGTTGGATGTCCAACTTGCGCTTGCGGAtgccaaaacaacaaaacagaaTCTGGTGCCTGTCTTGA TCCAGATACACCGCACTTGGAGTCTGTTGTGTCACCGCCTACTAAGAAAGGAACGGTATTACCACCATTGGTGCAATGCACGAGACACTTGTGTCCCATCAGAGTGCACTGGCACGTGAAGCAGAACTACAAAGAGTATTGGCGAGTGAAGATCACAATCACAAACTTCAACTACCGGTTAAACTACTCACAGTGGAACATGGTTGCTCAGCATCCAAACCTAGACAACATCACTCAGATCTTCAGCTTCAACTACAAGTCTCTCACTCCTTACGCAGGACTAA ATGATACGGCTATGTTGTGGGGAGTGAAGTTCTATAATGATTTTTTATCAGAAGCAGGGCCTTTTGGGAATGTGCAGTCTGAGATTCTGTTCCGTAAGGATCAAGCAACCTTTACTTTCGAGAAAGGATGGGCCTTTCCTCGTAGGATTTACTTTAATGGAGACAACTGTGTCATGCCTCCTCCTGATACTTACCCTTTTCTTCCCAACGGTGGTTCCCGGCAACAGTTCTCTGTCTTCTCCGCCGTGCTCCTTCctgttctcttcttcttcttcttctccaggtAA